Proteins encoded in a region of the Candidatus Methylomirabilota bacterium genome:
- a CDS encoding glycosyltransferase family 4 protein: MKLAVICRPFSFHGGVETSTAGLVNALVERGGYDVDLITSAGQFPVPGVGHRRLAVPGQPSVLRQLCFALAAKRAVRAGAYDVVQSHERCLAQDIYRAGEGCHRAYLEAMGRGGLQVNPQHQLLLWLERRIFTLRSARHIVAISARGKAEVERLYGTPASSVTVVYNGVDLGRFHPENRLRWRAETREALGIPREAWLVAFVGSGFERKGLGPLMEAVAALRSRDVRLLVAGKGRTEMYRRLEARLDLQGSVTWIAPRPDVERLYAAADAVALPARYEPFGNVHLEALASGVPVLTSSLTGGSEVVSDGVSGAVTASLEPADIARGLRTIRDGDAGRLAEAARASAEPFTYAAQVEGLERIYRLLKA, encoded by the coding sequence ATGAAGCTCGCCGTCATCTGCCGCCCCTTCTCCTTCCACGGCGGCGTCGAAACCTCCACCGCGGGCCTGGTCAATGCGCTTGTCGAGCGCGGCGGCTACGACGTCGACCTCATCACGTCAGCGGGGCAATTCCCTGTCCCCGGCGTCGGCCACCGCCGGCTCGCGGTTCCGGGGCAGCCGTCAGTGCTCCGCCAGCTCTGTTTCGCCCTGGCGGCGAAGAGGGCGGTGCGCGCGGGAGCCTACGACGTCGTCCAGAGCCACGAGCGGTGCCTGGCCCAGGACATCTATCGGGCCGGCGAAGGCTGCCATCGGGCGTACCTCGAGGCCATGGGGCGCGGCGGCCTTCAAGTAAATCCTCAGCATCAGCTTCTCCTGTGGCTGGAGCGGCGCATCTTCACGCTTCGGAGCGCGCGCCACATCGTGGCGATTTCCGCAAGGGGCAAGGCCGAAGTCGAGCGTCTCTACGGCACGCCGGCTTCGAGCGTGACCGTCGTCTATAACGGTGTGGACCTGGGCCGCTTCCATCCAGAGAACCGCCTCCGCTGGCGAGCGGAGACTCGGGAGGCGCTGGGTATTCCGCGGGAAGCGTGGCTGGTTGCGTTCGTCGGCTCCGGCTTCGAGCGCAAGGGCTTAGGACCCCTGATGGAGGCTGTGGCCGCCCTCCGGTCCCGTGACGTCCGCCTCCTCGTGGCTGGCAAAGGGCGCACCGAGATGTACCGCCGGCTGGAGGCACGGCTCGACCTGCAGGGATCCGTGACCTGGATAGCGCCGCGTCCCGACGTCGAACGGCTCTATGCCGCCGCCGACGCCGTGGCTCTGCCGGCCCGCTACGAGCCATTCGGGAACGTGCATCTCGAGGCGCTGGCGTCGGGGGTTCCCGTACTGACCAGCTCACTAACGGGTGGATCTGAGGTCGTGAGCGACGGCGTGAGTGGCGCGGTTACCGCCTCGCTCGAGCCGGCGGATATCGCGCGAGGCTTGCGGACTATTCGGGACGGCGATGCCGGCCGGTTGGCGGAGGCGGCGAGAGCGTCAGCGGAGCCGTTCACCTATGCGGCGCAGGTCGAAGGGCTCGAACGAATCTACCGCCTGCTCAAGGCCTGA
- a CDS encoding glycosyltransferase family 2 protein: protein MNRLSVAIIAWNEEERLRACLESVAWADEIIVIDAESTDKTVQVAREFTDKIWVRPWAGFAAQKNFALEQATGEWVLSLDADERVPPGLRERIGRIVRANGPADGYSIPRKNVFWGVWVRHGGLYPDYQLRLFRRDAGRFADSAVHESAVVEGHVEPLVEPMLHHSYRGLEDFVARSNRYSTLAAQEIVSRGGRAGLADLALRPLGRFLSMYVLRLGFLDGWRGFVLAVLYANYVFLRMAKAWEARRGSGQGDPGAS from the coding sequence GTGAACCGGCTCAGCGTCGCCATCATCGCCTGGAACGAGGAGGAGCGGCTGCGCGCCTGCCTCGAGAGCGTCGCCTGGGCGGACGAGATCATCGTGATCGACGCCGAGTCCACCGACAAGACCGTCCAGGTCGCGCGCGAGTTCACGGACAAGATCTGGGTGCGGCCGTGGGCCGGCTTCGCCGCGCAGAAGAACTTCGCGCTCGAACAGGCGACCGGCGAGTGGGTGCTGTCGCTGGACGCCGACGAGCGCGTCCCCCCCGGGCTCCGGGAGCGCATCGGCCGCATCGTGCGCGCGAACGGGCCAGCCGACGGCTATTCCATCCCACGGAAGAACGTCTTCTGGGGCGTCTGGGTGCGCCACGGCGGGCTCTATCCGGACTACCAGCTCCGCCTTTTCCGACGGGACGCCGGGCGCTTTGCGGACAGCGCGGTGCACGAATCGGCCGTGGTCGAGGGCCACGTCGAGCCCCTCGTCGAGCCGATGCTGCACCACTCGTACCGCGGACTCGAGGATTTCGTCGCGCGCTCGAACCGGTACTCCACGCTTGCGGCCCAGGAGATCGTCAGCCGCGGCGGACGGGCGGGACTCGCCGACTTGGCGCTCCGTCCGCTCGGGCGGTTCCTCTCTATGTACGTCCTGAGATTAGGCTTCCTCGACGGCTGGCGCGGCTTCGTGCTCGCCGTGCTCTACGCCAACTACGTGTTCCTCCGCATGGCGAAGGCCTGGGAAGCGCGCCGGGGCTCGGGACAGGGAGATCCGGGAGCGTCATGA
- a CDS encoding glycosyltransferase family 4 protein — protein sequence MKVIHMVSCGGWSSDAYWAAGVCRELTRAGHEATLVCRRGTEERVMSRARDEGVQRIETLSFRSGLHPSADIPDVRTLRAWLPAADIVHVHRGKEHWLAAIANRLSPQRRPLVRTRHIVQPIRPHALNRWLYGRATDLVVTVSEAIRRQCLAAGLALPDHVVALPGGADGERFRPGHDGAALRQKLGLPAGVPLVGLLSGFRVMKGHAVAVEAAQRLTGSGRAFHLLFVGQGPFEAATRESVVRAGLGDRVSFLGFVDDPARVVGALDIALYPPLESDGMSRVLFEYLAAGRAVIASRVGVAAEVLTDDESALLVPGGDAPELARALATLLDDGALRRRLGERAVALAHESLTGARVTARLLDQYRRLAAGS from the coding sequence GTGAAGGTGATCCACATGGTCTCCTGCGGCGGGTGGTCCTCGGATGCCTACTGGGCCGCGGGGGTATGCCGCGAGCTGACGCGGGCCGGACACGAGGCGACGCTCGTCTGCCGCCGCGGGACCGAGGAGCGTGTCATGTCGCGCGCACGCGACGAAGGCGTCCAGCGGATCGAGACCTTGAGCTTCCGCTCGGGCCTCCATCCCTCCGCCGACATACCCGATGTCAGGACGCTTCGGGCGTGGCTCCCGGCCGCCGACATCGTCCACGTCCATCGCGGCAAGGAGCACTGGCTGGCGGCAATCGCGAACCGCCTGTCTCCGCAGAGGCGGCCCCTCGTTCGCACCCGCCACATCGTCCAGCCGATACGTCCGCACGCTTTGAACCGCTGGCTCTACGGCCGGGCGACGGATCTTGTCGTGACGGTGAGCGAGGCCATCCGCCGCCAGTGCCTCGCGGCGGGCCTGGCGCTCCCCGATCACGTGGTGGCGCTCCCGGGCGGCGCGGACGGGGAGCGATTCAGGCCCGGGCACGACGGCGCCGCTCTCCGACAGAAGCTGGGGTTACCGGCAGGGGTGCCGCTCGTGGGGCTCTTGTCCGGCTTCCGCGTCATGAAGGGCCATGCGGTGGCGGTCGAGGCGGCTCAGAGGCTCACCGGCTCGGGACGTGCCTTTCACCTCCTCTTCGTGGGCCAGGGACCCTTCGAAGCCGCGACCCGGGAGAGCGTGGTTCGCGCCGGCCTCGGCGACCGAGTCTCCTTCCTTGGCTTCGTCGACGATCCGGCCCGAGTGGTCGGAGCTCTCGACATCGCCCTGTACCCGCCGCTCGAGTCCGACGGGATGTCGCGCGTGCTCTTCGAGTACCTGGCGGCCGGCCGGGCCGTCATCGCCAGCCGCGTCGGCGTCGCGGCCGAAGTCCTGACGGACGATGAGTCGGCGCTGCTCGTGCCGGGGGGCGACGCGCCCGAGCTCGCCCGCGCCTTAGCAACCCTGCTGGATGACGGCGCGCTTCGGCGAAGGCTGGGCGAGAGGGCGGTGGCCCTGGCCCATGAAAGCCTGACAGGCGCGCGCGTCACGGCGAGACTGCTCGATCAGTACCGGCGGCTCGCCGCAGGATCATGA
- a CDS encoding PfkB family carbohydrate kinase: MFPVKRLRALITGFTGKRIVVVGDLIADEYLYGKPARISREAPVLILRFTDGEVRLGGAANAAHNVRALGATSLPVGVLGRDPAGDEVLRLFGEAGISSEGVSRAAGRLTPVKTRIMAGGYESTRQQVVRLDREPEPSLPGDVEARLIAAVQAVGSGADAFLVSDYGYGTVTAGVFEAVLETARRRRAIVAVDSRYDLPRFRGATAATPNEPEVEALAGTELGDDSALEKAGRVVLERLDSRYLLVTRGNRGMALLEREGPVTFMPIHGSDQIADVTGAGDTVISAFTVALAAGAGAVEAAWLANVAGGVVVMKRGTATVSPQQLSESLGDDGAAARR, translated from the coding sequence ATGTTCCCGGTGAAGAGGCTCCGCGCGCTCATCACGGGATTCACCGGCAAGAGGATCGTCGTCGTCGGCGACCTCATCGCCGACGAATACCTCTACGGCAAGCCCGCGCGCATCTCCCGGGAGGCGCCCGTCCTCATCCTCCGCTTCACGGACGGCGAGGTTCGCCTGGGCGGCGCCGCGAATGCCGCTCACAATGTCCGTGCCCTCGGGGCGACGTCCCTGCCCGTAGGCGTCCTAGGCAGAGACCCGGCGGGAGACGAAGTCCTGCGGCTCTTCGGCGAAGCCGGGATCTCATCCGAGGGCGTCAGCAGGGCCGCGGGGCGCTTGACCCCGGTGAAGACGCGCATCATGGCAGGCGGCTACGAGTCCACGCGCCAGCAGGTCGTCAGGCTGGACCGCGAGCCCGAGCCCAGCCTGCCGGGCGATGTCGAGGCGCGGCTGATCGCCGCCGTGCAGGCGGTCGGGAGCGGAGCCGACGCCTTCCTCGTCTCCGATTACGGCTACGGCACCGTCACGGCGGGGGTTTTCGAGGCCGTCCTCGAGACGGCCCGCCGGCGCCGCGCCATCGTGGCTGTGGACAGCCGCTATGACCTGCCGCGCTTCCGGGGCGCGACCGCGGCGACTCCAAACGAGCCCGAGGTCGAGGCGCTGGCGGGGACCGAGCTGGGGGACGACAGCGCTCTCGAGAAGGCCGGGCGCGTGGTGCTCGAGCGGCTCGATTCGCGCTATCTCCTGGTCACGCGCGGCAACCGGGGCATGGCGCTGCTCGAGCGCGAGGGTCCCGTGACGTTCATGCCGATTCACGGGAGCGACCAGATCGCCGACGTGACCGGCGCGGGAGACACCGTGATCAGCGCCTTTACCGTCGCGCTCGCCGCAGGCGCAGGCGCGGTCGAGGCCGCGTGGCTCGCCAACGTGGCCGGCGGCGTGGTGGTGATGAAGCGAGGCACGGCGACGGTCTCCCCGCAGCAGCTTTCCGAGTCGCTTGGCGACGATGGCGCCGCTGCTCGGCGTTGA
- a CDS encoding HAD family hydrolase, with amino-acid sequence MDRDGCLIEEAGYINHPSRVRMLPRSPAAVARLNRAGIAAVMATNQAGIARDYFSKETLDAVNAEVERQLGDQGARLDALYVCTHHPTAGQPPFRLECECRKPKPGLLLRAAAEMGLDLSRSVMIGDKPSDVAAGQAAGVATVLVLTGYGRGEWENRRHEWTLGPDHVAEDLFDAVLWALGRLDMSCSR; translated from the coding sequence ATGGACCGTGACGGTTGTCTGATCGAAGAGGCGGGGTATATCAATCACCCCAGCCGGGTACGCATGCTGCCGAGATCGCCCGCCGCTGTGGCCCGCCTCAATCGGGCAGGGATCGCTGCGGTGATGGCGACCAACCAGGCCGGCATTGCGCGAGACTATTTTTCGAAAGAGACACTCGACGCGGTCAACGCCGAGGTTGAGCGCCAGCTGGGCGACCAGGGAGCGCGGCTCGACGCGCTCTATGTCTGCACCCATCATCCGACAGCCGGGCAGCCACCATTCCGCCTTGAGTGCGAGTGCCGGAAGCCCAAGCCGGGGCTCCTGCTCCGCGCGGCAGCGGAAATGGGTCTGGATCTATCCCGGTCGGTGATGATCGGCGACAAGCCGTCGGATGTCGCGGCCGGTCAAGCGGCGGGCGTGGCGACGGTCCTCGTGCTCACGGGGTACGGCCGTGGGGAATGGGAGAATCGGCGGCACGAGTGGACGCTCGGGCCCGACCACGTGGCCGAGGATCTCTTCGACGCCGTCCTATGGGCGCTGGGGAGACTGGACATGTCATGTTCCCGGTGA
- a CDS encoding glycosyltransferase: protein MKISVLCFDVSANAAGRADLLARLLVPLGSVEVIGPRSGPGLWEPVASGPVRYTSVPARRMPGFVATMADLARRADGDLIYASKTRLASAGVGYLKRVAGKRPLLLDIDDWELGFYLRSGFWGTVGRALNLGNPSGLPWTWLCERLTALADGVTVASRFLQQRFGGTLIPHVRDTDAWKPGCASAAAGRRLLGVADKRVVMFLGTPRDYKGLDDLAAAVASLGRADVALVVVGAQADSAAGKRILGRCPRAALVPWVPFEQVPTLLSAADVVAVPQRETPDTVAQVPAKIFDAMALGRPVVSTRVSMIPEILDGCGLLVEPGNVSGLAAAIRTLLDDSSLAEVLGAKARERCVERYSFQAARGELFPLIERVMATPKGNP from the coding sequence ATGAAGATCTCCGTGCTCTGCTTCGACGTCTCAGCCAATGCCGCCGGCCGCGCCGATCTCCTGGCGAGACTGCTGGTACCCCTCGGCTCCGTGGAGGTGATCGGACCGCGCTCGGGACCAGGGCTCTGGGAGCCCGTGGCTTCCGGGCCCGTCCGCTACACGAGTGTCCCGGCCCGGCGCATGCCGGGATTCGTCGCCACCATGGCCGACCTCGCGCGGCGAGCCGACGGGGATCTCATCTACGCGTCCAAGACGAGGCTCGCGAGCGCCGGCGTCGGCTACCTCAAGCGCGTTGCGGGAAAACGTCCGCTGCTCCTCGACATCGACGACTGGGAGCTGGGTTTCTACCTTCGCTCGGGCTTCTGGGGCACCGTCGGCCGCGCGCTCAACCTCGGCAACCCGAGCGGCCTGCCGTGGACGTGGCTCTGCGAGCGACTCACGGCGCTCGCGGATGGAGTGACGGTCGCCTCGCGCTTTCTTCAGCAGCGCTTCGGGGGCACGCTGATCCCGCACGTCAGGGACACCGACGCGTGGAAGCCGGGCTGCGCGAGCGCTGCTGCTGGGCGCCGCCTCCTCGGCGTGGCGGACAAGCGCGTCGTCATGTTCCTCGGCACGCCGCGAGACTACAAGGGGCTGGACGACCTCGCCGCGGCCGTGGCTTCACTCGGACGCGCTGACGTGGCCTTGGTGGTGGTGGGCGCCCAGGCCGACAGCGCGGCGGGCAAGCGGATCCTCGGGCGATGCCCGCGGGCCGCGCTCGTGCCGTGGGTGCCGTTTGAGCAAGTCCCGACGCTCCTCTCGGCGGCCGATGTGGTGGCCGTGCCCCAGCGGGAAACGCCGGACACCGTCGCTCAGGTCCCGGCGAAGATCTTCGACGCCATGGCTCTCGGGCGCCCGGTGGTCTCGACGCGAGTCTCCATGATCCCGGAAATCCTCGACGGCTGTGGTCTCCTCGTCGAGCCGGGGAACGTTTCGGGGCTGGCCGCCGCCATTCGGACGCTCCTCGACGATTCCAGCCTTGCGGAAGTTCTGGGCGCCAAGGCGCGCGAGCGCTGTGTGGAGCGCTACAGCTTCCAGGCGGCGCGGGGGGAACTGTTCCCGCTGATCGAGCGAGTCATGGCGACGCCCAAGGGAAACCCATGA
- the waaC gene encoding lipopolysaccharide heptosyltransferase I, whose product MTSRSPRIAIIKLSSLGDVVHALPVAHALRRALPSAHLTWVVEAREYAILRDHPDLDAVVPVDTRLWRRLIWRPAGARQVLGKVGRLRERIRRASFDVAIDLQGLLKSGLLTAYTGAPLRIGFSAGRCRERWNALFTNRRVTPPDSARHIVEQYLALLAPLGIEPGPAEFHVPARAAAERRIEELLVKEGVKPGDRLVAMNPGAGHPQKRWSVGRFGALAERLATEAGARLLLLWGPDEAHMAREISLALPGHSALLAPPTDLGELAALLKRCRLMIANDTGPLHLAAALGTPSLGLYGPTRAERNGPYGKLCRGLQSPDGTMAGLEVAGVFEAARGMLEGAE is encoded by the coding sequence ATGACGTCGCGCAGCCCGCGCATCGCGATCATCAAGCTGTCCTCACTGGGCGATGTGGTCCACGCCCTCCCGGTCGCGCACGCGCTCAGGCGCGCGCTCCCCTCCGCGCACCTGACGTGGGTGGTCGAGGCGCGCGAGTACGCGATCCTCCGCGACCACCCCGATCTCGACGCGGTGGTGCCGGTGGACACGCGCCTGTGGCGCAGGCTCATCTGGCGCCCGGCGGGAGCCCGCCAGGTGCTGGGCAAGGTCGGGCGGCTCCGAGAGAGGATCCGCCGCGCCTCCTTCGACGTGGCCATAGACCTCCAGGGACTGCTCAAGAGCGGGCTCCTGACAGCCTACACAGGGGCGCCCCTGCGGATAGGCTTCAGCGCGGGCCGGTGCCGCGAGCGCTGGAATGCGCTCTTCACCAACCGTCGCGTGACGCCCCCCGACTCGGCACGCCATATCGTCGAGCAGTACCTGGCGCTCCTCGCCCCGCTCGGTATTGAACCGGGGCCCGCGGAGTTCCACGTGCCCGCGCGCGCGGCGGCGGAGCGCCGGATCGAGGAGCTCCTCGTCAAGGAGGGCGTCAAGCCCGGCGACCGGCTGGTCGCGATGAACCCGGGCGCGGGCCATCCGCAGAAGCGGTGGTCTGTGGGGCGCTTCGGCGCCTTGGCCGAGCGGCTGGCCACTGAAGCGGGCGCGCGTCTCCTGCTGCTCTGGGGCCCCGACGAGGCGCACATGGCGCGCGAGATTTCCCTGGCGCTGCCGGGGCACAGCGCGCTCCTCGCCCCGCCGACGGACCTCGGCGAGCTCGCGGCCCTCTTGAAGCGCTGCCGGCTGATGATCGCCAATGACACGGGGCCGCTCCACTTGGCGGCGGCGCTTGGGACGCCGTCTCTCGGGCTCTACGGGCCGACCCGCGCCGAGCGCAACGGCCCCTACGGGAAGCTCTGCCGGGGACTGCAGAGTCCGGACGGCACGATGGCCGGACTCGAGGTCGCGGGAGTCTTCGAGGCCGCGCGAGGCATGCTCGAGGGCGCGGAGTGA
- a CDS encoding adenylyltransferase/cytidyltransferase family protein produces the protein MAPLLGVDEAARLAEGWRRQGKRLVLANGCFDLLHVGHVRYLSEARALGDALLVGVNGDISVRRLKGPGRPIMTATERAEIVGALRSVDGVVIFEDDTAEALVARLRPDVHAKGTDYTAESVPERSAVLSAGGRVAIAGDPKSHATRDLIRLILERFGERFGEKPGAGR, from the coding sequence ATGGCGCCGCTGCTCGGCGTTGACGAGGCGGCCCGTCTTGCCGAGGGCTGGCGGCGCCAGGGCAAGCGGCTGGTCCTGGCCAACGGCTGCTTCGATCTCCTCCACGTCGGCCACGTGCGCTACCTCAGCGAGGCCCGCGCGCTCGGCGATGCCCTCCTGGTCGGGGTCAACGGGGACATTTCCGTGCGCCGGCTCAAGGGGCCGGGGCGGCCCATCATGACGGCCACCGAGCGCGCGGAGATCGTCGGCGCGCTGAGGTCCGTGGACGGCGTGGTTATCTTCGAGGACGACACAGCTGAAGCTCTCGTGGCGAGACTCCGGCCCGACGTGCACGCCAAGGGCACCGACTACACGGCGGAGTCCGTGCCGGAACGGAGCGCGGTTCTCTCGGCCGGAGGGCGCGTCGCCATCGCAGGGGATCCGAAGAGCCACGCCACGCGCGACCTCATCCGGCTCATCTTGGAGAGATTCGGGGAGAGATTCGGAGAGAAGCCCGGGGCGGGGCGATGA